From one Pararge aegeria chromosome 21, ilParAegt1.1, whole genome shotgun sequence genomic stretch:
- the LOC120633527 gene encoding probable GPI-anchored adhesin-like protein PGA55, protein MSGKSYTMKEMKAIVEYLTEHRAYGDIKGRKMWMNLASSKVTNRTWQSLKETFLKRILPDIHNPYYKLTLTQISSFQQGHDIEVRLNNKLQIRSSSQNSDTDGDIEKDADIPGTSNGKNEVKTAGEDHKLSNARASTETLVLENCYENAEEIRKDLQSPVDEVEGTNEMQPTKSMRELITYSEPLTPMIQSVIDDFVTDDEEREPQMQIVESENTTDKNEDNSTVEISDSEGNYIRGKTNQILAKTSDPDHTQAHNAKEQAKDPSDTKESEVEIEKSSALMTELNDTTIENDSSKVEISIRDNIKSLSGVTQNNSVNIADTLLPGNQEAFDENLKKIPDKHNLQNGRKRASSQDPEPKSVKRKLSKMKSISDTEKSNSTKGFVFKKSEFSTLKQAPPDVTNATSLNMVNEKSENTPTQEEQAVDNSQNNITKNAAEIENPCLKNVSLYDEQFSTEKYTDSDTSNMEHDKNKKGRRTQMRDNKVENLEDEKNISEDKHKQSDRKGEKMSDKNKKVDDTKKFNDDNVNKNAKNMKSIYKNYEVSDKNGQEDAKAKSTTCQTNKHHISNKAIQTRSKSRSSSEYGDDPVVLGKKRHIKLQKRERALDHMLGFASGGKKPVKGAGYRNRTTSQSHTFNYGNMSTESSEWTSDTGSEMIVPQRHCSMKRRTRKYLKPRSARILSLEEEGGLFVMYGRKVYPVVQKGKLVKNYVTYTQEDDVEETFWKMKYVEEKKKTDELTKMLNDAKVDKPSSKVGESSSKQEDSSRVSPVQPTTTPTSKSSAHSRQEDTNNQVETKTDSVTIPAVQVQAANPNPEQQRKTVRIKFIKKNQEVELEGHWSQLNPVLDHVAQLFQKESETISISSSSSKKEESPAGEPLVESGKSTPTDEIVQKVNQREIEIAQEIEKYYKQENIAAENPAELELNVTKRKGRQIKSPSASSSIAKRAKLDVEAKANETAEKASAAEDITTKTRRTRASTNSLSETNQTSSSEANQTYIRTRRSTSRISQDKTATKQDEEVRYKFPSRKSYANKAQSKVAKNTQQRKSKSATNLVSSSGNVLQTIETTQEYPVSEFCPSPICINGGSKTCLSFSTHTKRHSTTRLQQRTNHNITDDITTESSNSFQTARIESMTFQNSTITSEIYKSESYRLLMNNDPSHTKNTTKLQRIEETSLASKDFDQNKEAFEAIAASDNIDLDNKENALELTQVNTDNENSSNVSLPTSPVLSIVENISISKTMLSSMDLDDFPFDDKAEAIDSPDQIMLNGLMTPDVDVTMPLMEQECGIEKSSHDGKAYHYNLNVSKTIPAVSESLLNQITTVNIGDPSLSESLNVKLKDLLLESTKKRFKNKDTVKKKTEDLDVKDKTEPKKDNSRKRSSTPRKRQRIREPTIPDTEPCLVEEHIESCRHGRQSCPPVILISDHEAGAIITPTETAQFITTRRRNKKDIIKVKILKPKAKTQDTSSKQSDMVDFTDSGINHTESDIKLHGLNDSVDLIHNHSDTCLNAHECMGDSVKIIDNSASSIISLDTNSAHSDIIVRHSTVGNLTQELFSSDAQDGSDVIKEFDFAEPRQVNSESTTVYHTPLGTQSSPTSIITDDLSDEVPEEPVQNKRWYLFSEDESSNTNCFNKNSKTFGCGANLEQIFPVTCAIPDLSTITEISRENGDSKKFCDDTNTRDRLNSPSIFI, encoded by the exons ATGTCGGG GAAATCATATACTATGAAGGAGATGAAAGCTATTGTGGAGTACTTGACTGAGCACCGAGCATATGGTGATATCAAAGGGAGAAAGATGTGGATGAACTTAGCAAGTTCCAAA gtAACCAATAGAACATGGCAGAGTTTAAAGGAAACATTTCTAAAGCGCATACTGCCTGATATTCACAATCCCTATTACAAGTTGACTCTTACTCAGATATCTAGTTTTCAACAAGG ACATGACATTGAAGTGAGACTAAATAACAAACTGCAAATTCGCTCATCTAGTCAAAATTCAGATACAGATG gtGATATTGAAAAAGATGCAGATATACCTGGGACGAGTAATGGAAAAAATGAAGTAAAAACTGCAGGTGAGGACCATAAACTGTCAAATGCCAGAGCATCCACAGAAACACTTGTGTTAGAAAATTGTTATGAAAATGCAGAGGAAATAAGAAAAGATTTGCAGTCCCCAGTTGATGAAGTTGAGGGCACAAATGAAATGCAACCTACTAAATCTATGAGAGAACTTATAACATATTCAGAACCACTAACACCTATGATACAAAGTGTTATTGATGATTTTGTGACAGATGATGAAGAACGTGAACCTCAAATGCAAATTGTTGAATCAGAAAATACAACTGATAAAAATGAAGATAATTCTACAGTTGAAATTTCTGATTCAGAGGGTAATTACATACGTGGGAAGACAAACCAAATACTGGCTAAAACTTCTGACCCTGATCACACTCAAGCACATAATGCAAAAGAACAAGCAAAGGACCCTTCGGATACTAAGGAATCGGAAgttgaaattgaaaaatcctcGGCTTTAATGACTGAATTAAATGACACAACTATTGAAAACGATAGCTCTAAAGTAGAAATTTCTATAAGGGACAACATAAAAAGTCTGTCGGGAGTAACCCAGAATAATTCTGTCAACATTGCTGATACCCTCTTACCTGGAAATCAAGAAGCCTTtgacgaaaatttaaaaaaaataccagataaACATAATCTACAAAATGGTCGTAAAAGGGCTAGTTCTCAGGATCCCGAACCGAAGAGTGTGAAAAGGAAACTGTCTAAAATGAAATCTATATCAGATACTGAAAAATCCAATTCAACTAAAGGGTTCGTTTTTAAGAAATCAGAGTTTTCAACTCTTAAACAAGCTCCACCTGACGTCACAAACGCAACCTCTTTGAATATGGTCAATGAAAAATCTGAAAATACGCCAACCCAAGAAGAACAAGCTGTGGATAATTCACAAAACAATATAACGAAAAATGCCGCTGAAATCGAAAATCcttgtttaaaaaatgtaagcttatatgATGAACAATTTTCAACCGAAAAATATACTGATTCTGACACAAGCAACATGGAacatgacaaaaataaaaaaggacgCAGAACTCAGATGAGAGACAATAAAGTTGAAAACCTagaagatgaaaaaaatatatcagaagATAAACATAAGCAGAGTGACCGAAAGGGTGAAAAGATGagtgataaaaataagaaagtagATGATACAAAGAAATTCAATGATGATAATGTTAACAAAAATGCTAAAAATATGAagagtatttataaaaattacgaaGTAAGTGATAAAAATGGACAGGAAGATGCCAAAGCCAAATCTACTACTTGTCAAACAAATAAGCATCATATCAGTAATAAGGCTATTCAAACTCGTTCAAAATCTAGGTCTTCCAGCGAATATGGTGATGATCCAGTGGTATTAGGTAAAAAAAGACATATAAAGCTACAGAAAAGAGAAAGAGCCTTAGATCATATGTTGGGATTTGCCAGtg GTGGCAAAAAACCAGTTAAAGGTGCAGGCTACCGCAATCGTACCACATCGCAATCTCATACATT TAATTACGGCAACATGAGCACTGAATCCAGCGAATGGACTTCTGACACCGGCTCTGAAATGATCGTGCCGCAGCGGCATTGCTCCATGAAGAGACGTACCAGGAAATACCT gaAGCCCAGATCAGCGCGAATTCTGTCACTAGAAGAGGAAGGTGGACTGTTTGTGATGTACGGGAGAAAAGTATACCCTGTTGTTCAGAAAGGAAAACTAGTTAAAAACTATGTTACTTACACGCAAGAAG ATGATGTAGAAGAGACATTCTGGAAAATGAAATATGTGGAGGAAAAGAAGAAGACTGATGAACTAACaaa GATGCTGAATGACGCTAAAGTGGATAAACCCAGCTCCAAAGTAGGGGAATCCAGCAGCAAACAAGAAGATTCCAGCCGAGTTTCGCCAGTGCAGCCAACAACGACacc AACTAGTAAAAGCAGTGCACATTCAAGACAAGAGGACACTAATAACCAAGTGGAAACCAAAACTGATtcag TAACCATACCTGCTGTTCAAGTTCAAGCAGCAAACCCAAATCCAGAACAACAGAGGAAAACTGTTAgaattaagtttataaaaaaaaatcag gagGTGGAACTAGAAGGTCACTGGTCACAACTCAACCCCGTACTGGACCATGTTGCACAGCTGTTCCAAAAGGAATCGGAAACCATATCAATAAGCAGTTCGAGCTCCAAAAAAGAGGAATCACCTGCAGGTGAACCCCTGGTGGAAAGTGGGAAATCGACTCCAACTGATg AAATAGTACAAAAAGTAAACCAGAGGGAAATTGAAATTGCACAAGAAATCGAAAAATACTACAAACAAGAGAATATTGCTGCAGAAAATCCTGCGGAGCTTGAGCTCAATGTTACAAAACG TAAAGGCAGGCAGATAAAATCGCCGTCCGCGTCATCTAGTATAGCAAAGAGGGCTAAACTAGACGTCGAAGCTAAAGCAAACGAAACAGCCGAAAAGGCCTCAGCAGCGGAAGATATAACAACGAAGACACGTAGAACTAGAGCGTCTACAAATTCATTATCAG AAACAAATCAAACTTCGTCTTCGGAAGCTAATCAAACTTATATACGAACAAGGAGGAGTACGTCAAGAATATCCCAAGACAAGACAGCTACAAAGCAAGACGAAGAAGTCAGATACAAATTCCCCTCTAGGAAGTCTTATGCAAACAAAGCCCAATCAAAAGTGGCCAAAAATACGCAGCAAAGAAAAAGTAAAAG cGCAACAAATTTGGTGTCTTCGTCTGGAAATGTACTTCAAACCATAGAAACAACGCAAGAATACCCTGTCTCAGAATTCTGTCCTTCACCTATATGTATTAATGGAGGGAGTAAAACATGCTTATCTTTTTCGACTCATACTAAACGGCACTCCACAACACGTTTGCAACAAAGAACCAATCACAATATTACTGATGATATTACCACCGAATCTAGTAATTCATTTCAAACTGCTCGCATAGAGTCaatgacttttcaaaattcgaCCATAAcatctgaaatatacaaatcaGAATCATATCGATTACTCATGAACAATGATCCATCTCACACTAAAAATACCACAAAGTTGCAAAGAATTGAAGAGACCAGTCTTGCGTCTAAAGATTTTGACCAAAATAAAGAAGCTTTTGAAGCAATTGCCGCAAGTGATAACATTGATTTAGATAATAAAGAAAATGCGTTAGAATTGACCCAAGTTAATACTGATAATGAAAATTCAAGTAACGTCTCTTTGCCCACGTCTCCTGTTTTGTCTATAGTTGAAAATATCTCGATTAGTAAGACTATGTTGAGTAGTATGGATCTGGATGATTTTCCTTTTGACGATAAAGCAGAAGCCATTGATTCTCCAGATCAGATAATGTTAAACGGACTTATGACACCAGATGTGGATGTAACCATGCCTTTAATGGAACAAGAGTGTGGTATTGAGAAAAGTAGCCACGATGGTAAAGCATATCATTACAACCTGAATGTTTCTAAAACCATCCCCGCCGTATCAGAGTCGTTACTAAACCAAATAACTACAGTTAACATAGGCGATCCTAGTTTGTCTGAATCTTTGAATGTTAAGCTCAAAGATTTACTTTTAGAAAGCACTaagaaaagatttaaaaataaggatACAGTTAAAAAGAAAACGGAAGATTTAGACGTTAAAGATAAAACTGAACCTAAAAAGGATAACTCTAGGAAACGTAGCTCCACGCCTCGTAAACGTCAACGCATACGTGAGCCAACAATTCCGGATACCGAGCCTTGTCTTGTGGAAGAACATATAGAATCTTGTAGGCATGGCCGCCAATCATGTCCACCTGTTATACTAATATCTGATCACGAGGCCGGTGCGATAATTACCCCAACGGAAACGGCACAATTTATCACtacaagaagaagaaataagaaggacattattaaagtaaaaatacttAAACCAAAAGCTAAGACGCAAGATACCTCTTCTAAACAGAGCGACATGGTTGACTTTACTGATAGTGGCATAAATCACACTGAATCGGATATAAAACTGCACGGTTTAAATGACAGTGTCGACCTTATTCATAACCATTCCGATACTTGTCTAAATGCACACGAATGTATGGGGGACAGTGTTAAAATTATAGACAATTCCGCCAGTTCGATTATATCGCTAGATACAAATTCTGCTCATTCTGATATAATTGTACGACATAGCACAGTGGGAAACCTAACGCAAGAACTATTCAGTAGTGATGCTCAAGACGGGTCCGACGTTATTAAAG AATTTGATTTTGCAGAACCTAGGCAGGTAAACAGCGAGTCCACCACAGTCTACCACACACCCCTCGGAACACAGTCTTCGCCCACAAGTATTATTACAGATGATTTATCTGACGAAGTGCCAGAAGAACCAGTCCAAAACAAAAGATGGTACCTTTTTTCTGAGGACGAATCGTCTAATAccaattgttttaataaaaattcgaAAACCTTTGGGTGCGGCGCAAATTTGGAGCAAATCTTTCCAGTAACGTGCGCAATTCCTGACCTTTCTACTATAACAGAAATATCCAGAGAAAATGGAGACAGCAAGAAATTTTGTGATGATACTAATACGAGAGATCGTTTAAATTCaccaagtatatttatttaa